Proteins from one Gemmatimonadales bacterium genomic window:
- a CDS encoding SCO family protein — translation MRYALLALALLLAGCRDPIPEVAGDISGHPLPRPVPRPDFVLTDMNGGSYDFGSRTRGRLTLLFFGYTHCPDVCPATMENLGAVIRRMPAVERARLDVVFVTTDPERDTAARLQQWLGRFDAEVVGLTGTIADVEAAQRAARVGVAIRDTASGNYAVAHAAQVLVFSPDDSSHVAYPFGTRQASWAADIPKLLQRWTGS, via the coding sequence TCCTGGCCGGCTGCCGCGATCCGATCCCGGAAGTCGCGGGGGACATCTCGGGCCACCCGCTGCCCAGGCCGGTGCCCCGCCCGGATTTCGTGCTGACCGATATGAACGGCGGCAGCTACGATTTCGGCAGCCGAACGCGCGGCCGCCTGACCCTGCTGTTCTTCGGCTACACCCACTGCCCCGATGTCTGCCCGGCTACCATGGAGAATCTCGGCGCGGTCATCCGACGAATGCCAGCCGTTGAGCGCGCCCGGCTGGATGTCGTCTTCGTCACGACCGACCCGGAGCGAGATACGGCTGCGCGGCTGCAGCAGTGGCTCGGCCGGTTTGACGCCGAGGTGGTGGGCCTGACAGGCACGATTGCGGACGTCGAAGCTGCCCAGCGAGCTGCACGGGTCGGCGTCGCCATCCGCGATACGGCCAGCGGCAACTATGCGGTTGCCCACGCGGCGCAGGTCCTGGTCTTTTCCCCAGACGATTCGAGCCACGTCGCCTACCCGTTCGGAACCCGGCAGGCGAGCTGGGCCGCTGACATTCCCAAGCTTCTCCAACGCTGGACAGGATCATGA